CGTAAAATATAAAGGCTACAGCAATTGACtgttttaaacacttttttttttggaCCATAGGGTGCCGCCCCCAACACCCAAATGGACAAGCCGCTACTGATTCATACTGTACTAAATACCAGTGCGACTGCATTGTCTTACGACAGGTGTCGTCATGCTAGTGCAACCCCCATTGCCTGAATTTCCTGTCTTGAGTAATCCAACAGATCAGTGTGGACGAAGCTGTCAACGGTACGTCTGTACCATAGACCACCTTTACCCTAATCATCATGATcttagagacaggaggagagagatgttctGAAGGACTTATGTTAAACACTGGAATctgaacatgttttcactttattTTCTTCCCTTCTGGGTAAGGATGGAAAAACGGCATTCTCCAGAATGTTCCAAATCAGAAATCGACAGCGCAAAGGAAACAGCAGATCATCCCATCGGTCACATTTTTCTGATGCGTTCAGGCTCTTTTCAAATCATTCTTTGACAGAAAGCAGGAAGCTGCAAACGTCCCATTTTATTACCTTCACAATGAAAAACACGGACAGTTGTAATAACGACTTTCTCTTGACATAGTGTGGCATGCTTGTACCTTTAATAGTAAAGCAAGTGTTAACAGTTGTCTTATCAAAATAAGGTACAACTTTGTACCCCTCCCCTTACCAAACATTCAGGAATCTGAGGGGACATATAAACAAAACAGGAAAACAAACCGATGGGGGGGGGAGTCTTGAGGATACCCCTGCCTGTCAATGCAGGAACTTTGAAGGAGTGAGCCATACCCCCCTTAACCTGTACCCCCTATCCCTCCCACGCAATACTCCCTAGTCCCTCACGCACTGAATTTGGCCCATGTGTatgcacaagtgtgtgtgtgacatgtccCTGTCCTCCAGAGGAGGACTTGGTCTGTGTGTTGATGCATGTATGTTTAGTCCCGACAGGCAGGCCAGCAGCCACCTCAGGAGGCGTTGGTGATTGGTTTGTACTTCTTGAGGCGGGTCCACAGTCCTGTGGAGTAGTTCATCTCAAACACTGTGTCCACCAGCATGGTGGTGCTGCCCGTGCCATCTGCCTTGGGCAGGATCTCTGTGTGTTCACTCAGCTTTATCTGGATAATGTCCCCCTGCTCCGGACACGGGTTCTCTGGAGAAAGAGGGGATAGATCAGTCAGATGTTTTAGAGTGTTAAGGTATAAGGGTTATCTGGAGGAGGGGATAGATCAGTTAGagattctagagcagtggttGCCAACCGGTCGATCGCGATCGAGGCATCTTCAAgacattcctagtcgatcaccaaatatttctgtagaaaagccaatGAATGATAAAGGCTTGCGCTTGTGATGAGCTGTTgctggtaggtgcacttgattcaaaaatcctgctcaccTTGTAAGCAAAGTGTTCCCATGAGACAAACTCCATTGGTGGACCGGCAAATCTGTGACTAAATCGAGTGCACCTACTGCGCTGCCCAATCGGATAGCTCAAATCACCGTGGCTACAGAGCTTCCATGACCCTGGCCACAGCCAAGTTTAATAGGCTACTAGCCAACGTCAGATTAAAtcacttttaaaaccatgaccacagagagactgtcaacgaatacagcaaagagctgctgttttcgTGACTGCGTTCATGGTTAAGTTTATATTCAGCAATGTCACTGTTTATTCAACACTTACAAAATGCGCCTCTCCGTACTTCCGTTTGGGCTGCAGCTGCTATGAATGAGTAGCCAAGAATCGATAGCTctgctttttattatttttagCAGCTAATACTGTCGATTTTAATATTGAGGAATATttaactttctctggtcatagtaacaacatgaatttgtgcatgaggcagatgcAATGCGACTTGAGTTTCGCCATCAGGTGGAAGACGgtgccccctctctctggtcactctcaccggaggaaaggaaggagagagcagggaccgtgagaggcgGTTGGGAAAAATCATTTTGAAtgttcatccaactcggaattccaagtcagaAACtcaggcatctttctagagcGCTGACTTTTCGACCTGAAGACCACTGACGTAGTGATTTGACCTCGTTGACTATCAGATGCAagtaccatcagtccagtaaaataaaaacgTTAATTATTTAATTTCGTGCTAAACCAACTGATTTCATTATGTTATCAAAGCTtgagttttgaaatataatatggtcAGATTATTAACAATATTGGCAGGCCAAtcatatagccaatatgctgtgataatgtgttAGGGCCAACTGCCCAAACCTCGTTCCTACAAAACTGTTTGCGTGAGGTTAATGTAAAATAAATACATCTCAGCAGTAGATCTCAGCTTGCTTTTTGACtgtgaaagtgatcttgactcaaagGTTGGTGACAACTGTTCTAGAGTGTTATGGTAGAAGGGTTccctggggaaggaggggatagaTCAGTTAGATGTTCTAGAGTGTTATGGTAGAAGGGTTctctggaggaggaggggatagatcAGTTAGATGTTCTAGAGTgttatggaggaggaggggatagatcAGTTAGATGTTCTAGAGTGTTATGGTAGAAGGGTTCCCTGGAGGAGGGGATAGATCAGTTAGCGATGTGTGCTGATATGGTAGAAGTCAGACATTTTCAACTAGCAGTGAGGGTAAGAGTGTTGgaaggtgtgtttgtgtacacATGAGTAAATAGCCAGTTAGGCTTAGTTCGACCCCCACCAGAGGGCTTGCACATATCCACATCCCAGTCGAACACATTACTAAAACATTACTAGTACGTTAAACTCACAGTATACGACTAGGTGGACATACTCCAGAGAATATTCATAATCCATTGCAAAAAGCTATTACTTTTTACTAAAATGAGGGAGTATTTTGCAGAAAGCAGTACAGTACCTCTGGATCCAGCCATGAAGCCCAGGATGAGTGCTTTCTCTGGTCTGGTAACCTTGTTGGCCGTCTTGAACATTTCCTGAGCAGCATACATCTGGTCTCTCTGAGGTTACACACACAGCGGCGCAGAGGTTACACACCACTAAGGTAGGTAAAACTTCCACATACTGTACTACAATCTCCACAGTTAATGTTTTTATGTAAGCATAGCAGTCTCACATCGTAAGTAGTCCAGATTAGAACGCTCACCCAATATAATGCCTAATTCTAAGTAGAATACTAGTGTGGATATTGGAAGTCCCAATGATGCCTTGAGCCAACTCACCGTGAGCGAGAGGTTCTTCTTGGGCTGGGGCTGCTGGGGCGTGGGCGTCGGGGGCTGTGTGGTGGGGGTCTCGGGCTGCGTGGCAGTGGCGGCGGCCGGGGGGCCGTTGCTGCTGGCAGGGGTGCTGGCTGGCGTGCTGGGCGAGGCGGGGGCGGTGGGGCTGGTGGCAGTGTTGCTGGCGTTGTACATGGGAGTCCTCTGTTTGAACTGGCCCGGGAGggtggtggtggcagctgcagcGCCGGGCGTGGCTGACTCCTCAGGCTGGCGACCCGACTGCAGGGCGTCACGTCCCAAACCACCTGCGTTCGCTAGAATGAAGAACCAGTTATCGACATGAAACAATCGCTATATCACTGCCAATCTGAGAAGATTGGATAGGAGTAACTACAGCAAATGTGTCTGGAGTACAAGGAGTAGAATGTTAGCACAAACTGACTGATACCCAGGCTAGCCAAATGGAGGGTTACCCTGAGATCTGAGTAACAGCTCTGTAGGCGTCTCTCTCACCTGGCTGTGCCTCTGAACTGGGaatgtaggaggaggaggggaccatACTGGGGGTAGACGGCAGGTAGCTCGTAGACGGCAGAGCACTCTCGTTGTTCAACGCACCCAGTTTCTGAAACACAGGAGAAGTGGGTCAATACCTCTATATAAGTTGCATTACATTGTGTGAGTTAGTAAGTGTGTGAATGacgttgagtgagtgagtgttccTACCTGTGTAGATACCAGTCCAGCAGCATAGTCTGGTGTAGCGTTCTCCACCACAGCCTCCTCTTTAGCagctttctccccagcctctgtttctgtacacacagagacagggcgcCATAAGTGGTTTAAGTGAAGACATTCAACTTTTTCTAAACAATTTCAACTTCTCTTGTCCTGAATGTTGTAGGAAATACCACTAGCACATAATCATTAATAAGAGTCAGTGAGTCTGAAGGATGGTGAGCAACAGTAAAGACTGCTAgctagagagggatagatggaaaTAGAAAAGGCAGTTACCCAAagtcttccttctcctctttgcCTCTCTACCAGCTCCCACCATATCCAGCTCTGAGATGTCTAACAACTGGGGAACAGAGAATAATGTGCATCAGCTTCTCTTGACACATTTGAACACAAACTAtgtagggagccatttgggacacagcccatgCCACTTGTTAAGCCCCCTTAGTCACCTTGACCCCCCTCTCCTTGCGCAGGGGTGTCCGTGCTGGGGCGATGGGTGTGCGGTTGCTGGGGGGGCTGAACATGCTGGGGGTGGTGGGGCTGCGGAACGGGGCTTTGGGGATCCCCTTCAGGGGTGCTGGAAGGAAGGGTAGAAAACATGATAACATGATCTCAGCAACCACTCAGATACCAGTGGGTATTAATCAGGTTTTCCGTTAGGAAAATGTGGTGCCGGACATTTGACTGGCAGCATTTACATTGACCggacatttgagaaatttacCAGACTGCATTGGGTGTGTAACCcgattagggcgtccacccacagTGCTCAAAAtgacagaaaatcacatttagaGTATGGTAGTTCATCTGAACCGAACATGCAATTTGAAGATGCtagaataactgtccacatttacttttcctcagccaacaagacgagtaacgaacagcaaaatcactagcgtatgtcaatctactatctccCATAGTAGAAAAGTTGACCTACTCTATTTGTCAGCTTGTCGTTCTGTGCGACAAAGAAATGTCCTATTCCAAAACAGACACTGGGGCAGTTGTGGGGCAATGGAgcccaaattcatacaaccagtaaGCCTAAGATACTTTTAAAAAACCTGCTAAAAAGCAATGAATCTGACGcgacagatcagaacgtttagcttaagtTGAATAACTATAATTTCTTCACATCATAAAGTGCAGTGATGCACAGATACAGattgtttaatagtcacatgtacagggttgcaggtgtgatgCAGGACTAAGTGAAATAAAATTATGCAAAAAAAACAAATAGCACGATATACACATCATAACTGTAGCAGTGATGAATAAAAACATCATATTGGGGTGGAGGCAGAATAAAGACCATAGGGAGAGCAACGTGACCATTGAGGGGGGTGTGGGGACCAAGTGAAATAAAAACTAAATAATTACAAAAATTCATAATATACACATTAACAACTGCAACAGTGATGCAGGCTATTGGGGTAAGGGGGAATGTCCATAGCAGGGGTGGGAGAGCAGCAGGTAATGTAAGTGACCATTGAC
Above is a genomic segment from Oncorhynchus masou masou isolate Uvic2021 chromosome 23, UVic_Omas_1.1, whole genome shotgun sequence containing:
- the LOC135510477 gene encoding negative elongation factor A-like isoform X1, with the translated sequence MASMKDSDTGLWLHNKLGSTDELWAPSSIASLLTVSVIDNIRLCFSSLSPPVKLKLLLGMLHLPRRTVDEMKEALSEIIQLATVDSEPWVLMVADILKSFPETGSLNLDLEEQNPNVQDILGELREKVSECEASAMLPLECQYLNKSALTTLVGPLTPPVKHFQLKRKPKSATLRAELLQKSTETAQQLKKTAGVPFHAKGRGLVKKMDTTTPLKGIPKAPFRSPTTPSMFSPPSNRTPIAPARTPLRKERGVKLLDISELDMVGAGREAKRRRKTLETEAGEKAAKEEAVVENATPDYAAGLVSTQKLGALNNESALPSTSYLPSTPSMVPSSSYIPSSEAQPANAGGLGRDALQSGRQPEESATPGAAAATTTLPGQFKQRTPMYNASNTATSPTAPASPSTPASTPASSNGPPAAATATQPETPTTQPPTPTPQQPQPKKNLSLTRDQMYAAQEMFKTANKVTRPEKALILGFMAGSRENPCPEQGDIIQIKLSEHTEILPKADGTGSTTMLVDTVFEMNYSTGLWTRLKKYKPITNAS
- the LOC135510477 gene encoding negative elongation factor A-like isoform X2 is translated as MKEALSEIIQLATVDSEPWVLMVADILKSFPETGSLNLDLEEQNPNVQDILGELREKVSECEASAMLPLECQYLNKSALTTLVGPLTPPVKHFQLKRKPKSATLRAELLQKSTETAQQLKKTAGVPFHAKGRGLVKKMDTTTPLKGIPKAPFRSPTTPSMFSPPSNRTPIAPARTPLRKERGVKLLDISELDMVGAGREAKRRRKTLETEAGEKAAKEEAVVENATPDYAAGLVSTQKLGALNNESALPSTSYLPSTPSMVPSSSYIPSSEAQPANAGGLGRDALQSGRQPEESATPGAAAATTTLPGQFKQRTPMYNASNTATSPTAPASPSTPASTPASSNGPPAAATATQPETPTTQPPTPTPQQPQPKKNLSLTRDQMYAAQEMFKTANKVTRPEKALILGFMAGSRENPCPEQGDIIQIKLSEHTEILPKADGTGSTTMLVDTVFEMNYSTGLWTRLKKYKPITNAS